The proteins below come from a single Bdellovibrionales bacterium genomic window:
- a CDS encoding GNAT family N-acetyltransferase gives MIELRKMNQQEFAEYMKYSVDNYAAEKEKGEGLSPTDAMTVAKESFERLLPQGLQTPDQFLFTVVDSGTKSSAGILWIAKKMNGDKPYAFIYDIELKAENRGKGLGKILMNLMEEEARRLGCVSVGLHVFGHNTAAIALYEKSGFITTNRMMKKDLK, from the coding sequence ATGATTGAACTTAGAAAAATGAATCAGCAGGAATTCGCCGAGTATATGAAGTACTCGGTCGATAATTATGCGGCGGAGAAAGAAAAGGGCGAGGGGCTTAGTCCTACAGATGCCATGACGGTTGCAAAAGAGTCTTTTGAAAGACTTCTTCCACAAGGATTGCAGACTCCGGATCAGTTTCTTTTCACAGTCGTGGATAGTGGGACAAAAAGTTCCGCGGGAATTCTGTGGATTGCGAAAAAGATGAATGGTGATAAGCCTTATGCCTTTATATATGACATTGAATTAAAGGCGGAAAATCGCGGTAAGGGACTTGGTAAGATATTAATGAACCTTATGGAAGAAGAAGCTCGCCGCTTGGGATGCGTTTCCGTGGGGTTGCATGTTTTTGGCCATAATACCGCAGCTATTGCGCTTTATGAAAAATCTGGTTTTATTACAACCAACCGAATGATGAAAAAAGATTTGAAATAG
- a CDS encoding alpha/beta hydrolase, whose translation MRPCDRKYYYGEPGKKLLIQEWGSEDLPVVLFVHGFPGCADHGGLMAASSKWGAFRLIAMDRPGYGLSDLQKNITPSKFAEQIKGLLDEKGIDELSIITVSGGAPYAMAVAYLLQERVRKMTSVAGAAPLTLKNCRYMSSAQVRMWMLRTFVPQSVLEYTMGRLWKSGIEKVDQFLFSENNEFSAPDQEVFAHAEIGPLLMSTLRTALSQGPGALLVDLQVIKSAWGFPLSGITCPVTLWHGSSDNVIHYQYAHEMQKLLPKAELKFISDEGHYSISLNRRDEILGDLLF comes from the coding sequence ATGAGACCATGTGACCGCAAATACTATTATGGCGAACCAGGAAAGAAGCTCCTCATTCAAGAGTGGGGTTCTGAAGATTTGCCTGTGGTTTTGTTCGTTCATGGCTTTCCCGGATGCGCCGATCACGGTGGTCTGATGGCCGCTTCATCCAAATGGGGTGCCTTTCGCTTGATCGCCATGGATCGCCCTGGCTATGGTCTATCCGATCTGCAAAAAAATATCACGCCATCTAAGTTTGCCGAGCAGATCAAAGGCCTTTTGGATGAAAAAGGGATTGATGAGCTTTCAATCATCACCGTGAGCGGTGGTGCCCCTTACGCGATGGCCGTTGCTTATCTTTTGCAAGAACGGGTTCGCAAGATGACCTCGGTTGCTGGTGCGGCCCCTTTGACTTTGAAAAACTGCCGCTACATGAGCTCAGCTCAAGTGCGCATGTGGATGCTACGTACTTTCGTTCCGCAATCGGTTTTGGAATACACGATGGGCCGCTTGTGGAAATCAGGCATCGAAAAAGTCGACCAATTTCTTTTTAGTGAAAACAATGAGTTCTCTGCACCCGATCAGGAAGTCTTTGCTCACGCTGAAATTGGTCCGTTGCTGATGAGTACTCTCAGAACGGCCCTCTCTCAGGGACCGGGCGCTTTGTTAGTGGATCTTCAAGTGATTAAAAGCGCGTGGGGATTCCCGCTGAGTGGAATCACTTGCCCCGTGACTTTGTGGCACGGAAGCTCCGACAACGTGATTCATTACCAATACGCCCATGAAATGCAGAAGCTTTTGCCAAAGGCCGAGTTAAAATTCATTTCCGACGAAGGCCACTACTCTATTTCTTTGAATCGCCGCGACGAAATCCTCGGCGATTTGTTGTTCTAA
- a CDS encoding response regulator transcription factor, with protein MRVLIVEDEAKVAQLLLKGFSEAGYNAETSSDGSQALQLALAEEYDLFIVDVMLPGLDGFSLVEKLRGEGIDTPVLFLSAKRSTEDRIEGLQRGGDDYMVKPFSFSELLLRARSLLRRSVKQVESKKLKFQDLEMDLLNRTVTRGGSEIVLHQKEFALLECLMRNQDRILSKTQILEKVWKYDFDPQTNVVDVLICRLRNKIDKGFESKIIKTIRGVGYAIRK; from the coding sequence ATGCGAGTATTGATAGTAGAAGACGAAGCAAAAGTTGCCCAGTTATTACTAAAAGGCTTTAGTGAGGCCGGCTATAATGCAGAGACCTCGAGTGATGGGAGTCAAGCGCTGCAGTTGGCCCTTGCCGAAGAGTATGATCTTTTCATCGTCGATGTCATGCTGCCGGGTCTTGATGGTTTTTCGCTCGTCGAAAAGCTGCGCGGTGAGGGGATCGATACGCCGGTGCTATTCTTAAGTGCCAAACGTTCCACCGAAGATCGCATCGAAGGTCTGCAAAGAGGCGGAGATGACTACATGGTGAAGCCGTTCTCGTTTTCAGAGCTGCTGCTGCGAGCGCGGTCGTTACTCCGTCGTTCCGTCAAACAAGTGGAAAGCAAAAAATTAAAATTCCAGGATCTTGAAATGGATCTTCTGAACAGAACTGTCACGCGCGGCGGATCTGAAATCGTGCTTCACCAAAAAGAATTTGCATTGCTGGAGTGCCTGATGCGGAATCAAGACCGCATTCTTTCTAAAACTCAGATTTTAGAAAAAGTTTGGAAATACGACTTTGATCCACAAACCAATGTGGTGGATGTTTTGATTTGCCGGCTGAGAAATAAAATCGATAAGGGCTTTGAGAGTAAGATCATTAAGACCATCCGCGGTGTCGGCTATGCCATCCGAAAATAA
- a CDS encoding GNAT family N-acetyltransferase, protein MGHKQYGIDVPNMETSMHLIQPIFSITHDRLEAIVPGYSSSYVFQVSHKIAPRETTFSLTLKKLDVPFVKKHDYSNPETLVHYNDIARQGASYGAFVNNELVGFIVGEIQSWNSTLVIREFGVSPHLQRQGIGKALLEAALGKAKQEGLRGVLCETQSTNVPAVEFYQRFGFTIQGLDLSLYRNDDLDRGEVAVFLRKAIV, encoded by the coding sequence ATGGGTCATAAACAATACGGTATTGATGTGCCAAATATGGAAACTAGCATGCATTTGATTCAGCCAATTTTTTCGATCACTCATGACAGGTTGGAAGCCATTGTTCCTGGCTACTCTTCGTCTTATGTATTTCAGGTAAGTCACAAAATAGCTCCGAGGGAAACGACCTTTTCTTTAACACTGAAGAAGTTAGATGTGCCTTTTGTGAAGAAGCACGATTATTCTAATCCCGAAACATTAGTTCACTATAACGACATCGCCCGCCAAGGGGCTTCTTATGGTGCGTTTGTGAATAATGAACTTGTTGGGTTCATTGTAGGGGAAATTCAGTCTTGGAACTCAACACTCGTCATCCGTGAGTTCGGAGTCTCTCCTCATCTGCAAAGACAAGGAATCGGAAAAGCGCTTCTCGAAGCGGCGCTAGGAAAAGCCAAGCAAGAAGGATTGCGTGGAGTGCTTTGCGAAACTCAATCGACGAATGTTCCTGCGGTCGAGTTCTACCAAAGATTTGGATTCACAATTCAAGGATTGGACCTCTCGCTTTATAGGAACGATGACCTAGATCGAGGCGAGGTTGCAGTCTTTTTGCGAAAAGCGATCGTCTAA
- a CDS encoding HNH endonuclease, translating into MELKKISNQELLSRLDKLVRTERKLTHVILCHINEVESRRLYAEMGFDSMFKYLTSHCGYGEDSAYRRLQAARLLKKTPEIAEKLQEGTLNLTQLTQVQKCIRQEQQSGGMVSSAQTLQILEQIENKSAFETKKVLALEFNQPIQTHEVVMLQQDDSVRLELTFTHEQMKVLKQAKDLLSHTMPDGSWADVIALLAEKHMQKTLGKNQSGNEPKAPNNSKDSRSNKKSTPSFTAKPKRGHIKITVRRRVFQKAHHCCEFIDPKTQRKCQSNYQLEVDHRIPLARGGSDKESNLRVLCRTHNLLAAKQWGLKSKKPGHF; encoded by the coding sequence ATGGAACTAAAAAAAATATCAAATCAAGAACTCTTAAGCCGTTTGGACAAATTAGTTAGAACTGAAAGAAAACTCACACATGTGATTTTATGTCATATCAATGAAGTTGAGTCTCGCAGGCTTTATGCTGAAATGGGATTTGATTCGATGTTTAAGTATTTAACCTCTCACTGTGGCTATGGAGAGGATAGTGCTTATCGAAGACTCCAAGCAGCACGCCTTTTAAAGAAAACCCCGGAGATCGCAGAAAAACTTCAGGAAGGAACTTTAAACCTCACTCAACTCACACAAGTGCAAAAATGCATCCGTCAAGAACAGCAAAGTGGTGGCATGGTGAGTTCTGCTCAGACTCTGCAGATTTTAGAGCAAATCGAAAACAAATCCGCTTTTGAAACTAAGAAGGTTCTGGCATTAGAATTCAATCAGCCCATTCAAACTCATGAAGTGGTAATGCTCCAACAAGATGACAGCGTCCGTCTGGAATTAACTTTTACTCACGAGCAAATGAAAGTGCTCAAACAAGCTAAAGACCTTTTATCTCATACTATGCCTGACGGAAGTTGGGCAGATGTCATTGCGCTTTTGGCAGAAAAGCATATGCAAAAAACCTTGGGTAAAAATCAATCCGGTAATGAACCGAAAGCACCAAACAATTCTAAAGATTCCAGGTCAAATAAAAAATCAACGCCAAGCTTCACGGCTAAGCCAAAGCGCGGGCATATTAAAATCACAGTACGTAGAAGAGTTTTTCAAAAAGCTCATCATTGCTGCGAGTTTATAGATCCAAAGACTCAGCGAAAATGTCAGAGTAATTATCAGCTTGAAGTCGATCACAGAATTCCTCTAGCGCGTGGAGGATCCGATAAGGAAAGCAACTTGCGGGTTCTCTGTCGTACGCATAATTTGCTAGCGGCAAAACAGTGGGGGCTTAAAAGTAAAAAGCCTGGGCATTTCTGA
- a CDS encoding DUF2252 family protein, which yields MSPDRGMASVALTDVSYSFDATKVENSKNSFHFVRSFVDYFYLILKANQDELYITKNFSKFAGLCVGDAHAENFGFLVQQNGASKFTVNDFDDFGPCPVAYDLYRFMMSSTLYDSTLDVGRVFDMYMKGLMGEQVAPPPVIQNMLATSQSRGDSISPKKLTGSNLVRDDLTSEVTPQVREAVRVALLGFAPSSRILDIVKTMKEGGGSAGMVRYQVLANIGGQVRYLEFKEQTQASVYPVATAPLLDAKSKIFTAIRMEQGSQASKLYGYAQVLGADMLIRPIFWGSVGVSLGSSQDDDFDAIYFEAYTLGQIHRQSVTDLNGYIKALQTHDIEGWKSDVNTMAHFMSKKYKAVRSN from the coding sequence ATGTCGCCAGACCGAGGGATGGCTTCGGTGGCTTTGACGGATGTGAGCTACTCGTTTGATGCAACGAAGGTCGAAAATTCTAAGAACTCGTTTCACTTTGTCCGCTCCTTCGTCGACTATTTTTACCTGATTTTGAAGGCGAATCAGGATGAGTTGTACATTACCAAAAACTTTTCTAAATTCGCTGGGCTCTGTGTCGGTGATGCCCACGCAGAGAACTTTGGTTTTCTCGTTCAACAGAATGGTGCTTCTAAGTTTACCGTGAACGACTTCGACGATTTTGGCCCGTGCCCTGTGGCCTATGATCTTTATCGTTTTATGATGTCGTCGACACTCTATGATTCCACTCTGGATGTCGGCCGTGTTTTTGATATGTACATGAAAGGCCTGATGGGCGAACAAGTGGCCCCTCCCCCGGTCATCCAAAACATGCTCGCGACTTCACAAAGTCGTGGTGATAGCATCAGTCCCAAGAAACTGACGGGCTCAAATCTCGTTCGCGATGATTTGACCTCTGAGGTCACTCCGCAAGTCCGCGAGGCGGTGCGAGTGGCGCTCCTGGGATTTGCACCGTCGAGCCGAATTCTTGATATCGTGAAAACGATGAAAGAAGGTGGCGGCTCGGCAGGCATGGTTCGCTATCAGGTCCTTGCTAACATCGGCGGCCAAGTCAGATACTTGGAATTCAAAGAGCAAACGCAGGCCTCGGTCTATCCGGTTGCAACCGCTCCGCTTTTGGATGCGAAGTCCAAGATTTTCACAGCCATTCGCATGGAGCAGGGGTCGCAGGCCTCGAAGCTCTATGGTTACGCCCAGGTCCTTGGCGCGGACATGTTGATCCGCCCCATCTTCTGGGGGAGTGTGGGCGTGAGCCTCGGTAGCAGCCAAGATGATGACTTTGATGCCATCTACTTTGAAGCTTACACATTGGGTCAGATCCACCGTCAGAGCGTGACGGATCTCAATGGCTATATCAAAGCCCTTCAGACCCATGATATTGAAGGCTGGAAGAGCGACGTGAACACCATGGCTCACTTTATGAGTAAGAAGTACAAGGCCGTTCGTTCAAACTAA
- a CDS encoding dual specificity protein phosphatase family protein yields the protein MKMTLFLATLLSFQLVFAAGTQPKNFHAVDAVVVRGAEPTKSNISWLQDLGVQTIVKLDDENREELSWGIPVEYLPINRFGLNLSYEMVTNILDRIESAKSKGLVYVHCQKGADRTGLIIALYRIKNGWSIDAARAEMNAPQYGHSSLQVWIDLKFEEYAARLVQEQTN from the coding sequence ATGAAAATGACATTGTTTTTAGCAACCCTCCTCAGTTTTCAGCTCGTCTTTGCCGCCGGCACTCAGCCGAAGAATTTCCATGCCGTGGATGCTGTTGTGGTCAGAGGTGCTGAACCGACGAAAAGCAATATTTCATGGCTCCAAGATCTCGGAGTTCAAACGATTGTGAAATTAGACGACGAAAATCGCGAAGAGCTCTCATGGGGAATTCCGGTAGAGTATTTACCGATTAATAGATTCGGTTTGAATCTCTCGTATGAAATGGTCACAAATATTTTAGACCGTATTGAGAGTGCTAAGAGCAAAGGTCTCGTTTACGTTCACTGCCAGAAAGGTGCAGACCGTACGGGACTTATTATTGCTCTTTATAGAATTAAAAACGGCTGGTCGATCGATGCGGCAAGAGCTGAAATGAATGCGCCACAATACGGACATAGCTCGCTGCAGGTATGGATTGATTTAAAATTCGAAGAGTACGCTGCGCGTTTGGTTCAAGAACAAACCAACTAA
- a CDS encoding prepilin-type N-terminal cleavage/methylation domain-containing protein, with the protein MSKKQQGFSLLEVMVALAVVSFLSFTVLQLIFTNLKATKAVELAASLDNLTTEVSMALKDPAVCQSNLANFATTTLPSPLEGGAIGLTQVTLPAMTKPLVINNASLANEPSTKIALSIDTIKQITTVSYLANINFNLDKGQGFLGARNIVRRIPIALTLASAGGEVTGCSTFGTTAGGTTPGGSGSSTTPAEICALLGQALDPKTGLCAGANEKEVTLEKVCASVGGTYNEDTQKCTVAVVASGGNPPPTPTPKLPCAGATTACGGQNFTVPELNNDGFFSRDWIASINSQNTRCQLFVRCSATTNKWISNTCNCQVVK; encoded by the coding sequence TTGAGTAAAAAGCAACAAGGCTTTAGTTTGCTTGAAGTGATGGTCGCACTGGCGGTCGTTTCATTCCTTTCATTTACAGTTCTTCAGCTGATTTTTACGAATCTTAAAGCGACAAAGGCCGTCGAACTTGCGGCATCTTTAGACAATCTAACGACCGAAGTGAGTATGGCTTTGAAAGATCCCGCGGTCTGCCAAAGCAACCTTGCTAATTTTGCAACGACAACCTTGCCTTCACCTTTAGAAGGAGGCGCGATTGGTCTCACGCAAGTCACTTTGCCGGCAATGACGAAACCTTTAGTGATCAATAATGCGTCTCTTGCTAATGAGCCCAGTACAAAAATAGCTCTCAGTATCGATACTATTAAGCAAATCACGACGGTTTCTTACCTTGCAAATATCAATTTCAATTTAGATAAAGGGCAGGGATTCCTTGGGGCTCGCAATATCGTCCGCCGAATTCCCATTGCCTTAACGCTCGCGTCTGCCGGTGGGGAGGTTACGGGTTGCAGCACTTTTGGCACAACTGCTGGAGGCACAACCCCCGGGGGATCGGGATCCTCGACGACACCGGCTGAGATTTGCGCCTTACTTGGCCAGGCCTTGGATCCGAAGACGGGCCTGTGCGCAGGCGCCAACGAAAAAGAAGTCACATTAGAAAAGGTCTGCGCTTCTGTCGGCGGAACCTACAATGAGGACACTCAGAAATGCACTGTGGCTGTTGTCGCGAGTGGAGGTAATCCGCCTCCCACCCCAACACCTAAACTGCCTTGTGCGGGAGCGACCACAGCCTGCGGTGGCCAGAATTTTACTGTGCCGGAGCTCAATAACGACGGTTTCTTTAGTCGAGATTGGATTGCAAGCATTAACTCCCAGAATACACGTTGTCAGTTATTTGTAAGATGTTCTGCCACTACCAACAAGTGGATCTCAAACACATGTAATTGCCAGGTGGTAAAATAG
- a CDS encoding ABC transporter substrate-binding protein, whose product MAKYQLQHPFFLLGILLGFLLLSSVSSSKSFAEAPALPRPVSIITEDWPPLNYAEDGEVKGFATEVIRLVMKEMKVDDPIVVLPGNRGLNVLDRGPRVLFYSFIQTPERKDLYKWIGPFANESIYLYKKRGSKLQIKTLEDAKKVHSVCCRDAGLVFNFLKKEGFKNLDVGTNATSIYVKAIHGRCDLAVGEPAGGVDYWLKKSNLSPDLLERTSVKISDSPLYFAASKDIPDAEIQIWQQALDKVKTTKVYEKLYREYQGTIQAPTQKK is encoded by the coding sequence ATGGCAAAATATCAATTACAACATCCTTTCTTCCTCTTAGGAATTCTCTTAGGCTTCCTCTTACTATCGTCAGTGAGTTCGAGTAAATCCTTCGCTGAAGCACCCGCATTACCTCGCCCCGTCAGCATTATTACCGAAGATTGGCCCCCTCTGAACTACGCCGAAGACGGCGAGGTCAAAGGATTCGCCACCGAGGTCATTCGCCTTGTGATGAAAGAGATGAAGGTCGACGACCCGATCGTCGTTTTACCCGGCAATCGCGGTCTGAATGTTTTAGATCGAGGCCCCCGAGTTTTGTTTTACTCTTTCATTCAGACTCCCGAGCGTAAAGATCTTTACAAATGGATTGGCCCGTTTGCCAACGAATCAATTTACCTCTACAAAAAAAGAGGCAGCAAATTACAAATCAAAACACTAGAAGACGCTAAAAAAGTCCACAGCGTTTGCTGCCGGGATGCCGGACTAGTGTTTAACTTTCTAAAAAAGGAAGGCTTTAAAAATCTCGATGTCGGCACCAACGCCACGAGCATCTATGTGAAAGCCATCCACGGACGTTGCGATCTCGCGGTGGGCGAACCCGCGGGCGGCGTCGATTATTGGCTCAAAAAATCCAATTTATCGCCGGATTTGCTCGAGAGAACTTCAGTAAAAATCTCGGACTCACCTCTTTACTTTGCTGCCAGCAAAGATATTCCAGATGCTGAAATCCAAATCTGGCAACAAGCCCTTGATAAAGTAAAGACTACCAAAGTATACGAAAAGCTATATCGAGAATATCAAGGCACGATTCAAGCGCCCACACAGAAGAAATAA
- a CDS encoding 3'-5' exonuclease domain-containing protein 2, which translates to MTSQPIKPSYDKIKFPGKIHLITNNQELAVIAPALKSATALGFDTETRASFKVGEIYQVALLQLATEHEAYLVRLHGITEFHSIKGVFEDPNILKVGAAIRDDIKALQKLFKFTPENFIELQTVAKNANLKNLGLRGMTEEVLQASLSKRAKTSNWEVKQLSADQIMYAATDAWIGLKLYQTINSKVSK; encoded by the coding sequence ATGACCAGCCAGCCGATAAAGCCTTCTTATGACAAGATTAAATTTCCAGGGAAAATCCACCTCATCACGAACAATCAAGAGCTCGCCGTCATCGCCCCTGCCTTAAAATCGGCCACGGCGCTTGGATTTGACACGGAAACCAGAGCGAGCTTTAAAGTCGGCGAGATCTATCAAGTCGCACTCCTTCAATTGGCCACAGAACACGAGGCCTATCTGGTGAGACTCCATGGGATTACAGAGTTTCACTCCATCAAAGGTGTCTTCGAAGATCCGAACATTCTTAAAGTCGGTGCAGCGATCCGCGATGACATAAAAGCACTGCAGAAGCTTTTCAAGTTCACGCCCGAAAACTTTATTGAGCTTCAAACTGTCGCCAAAAACGCGAACCTCAAAAATTTGGGCCTTCGCGGAATGACAGAAGAAGTTTTGCAGGCAAGCCTGTCCAAGAGAGCGAAAACTTCTAACTGGGAAGTAAAGCAACTATCGGCCGATCAGATCATGTACGCAGCCACCGACGCTTGGATTGGCCTTAAGCTTTACCAAACCATCAACAGCAAGGTTTCTAAATAA
- a CDS encoding PepSY domain-containing protein → MLSLAYLIFPVMAFAKGGAPHREMPVHAKIPSSQALRIAQRAQPGSLLSMNLEKDEGHLVYSVQIMHPDANLMEVVVDAGDGRILSLNKVRPQEHQDRAK, encoded by the coding sequence ATGTTGAGTCTTGCTTACTTGATTTTTCCTGTGATGGCCTTTGCAAAAGGTGGGGCCCCGCATAGAGAAATGCCAGTGCATGCAAAGATTCCGTCAAGCCAAGCCCTGAGAATTGCCCAAAGAGCTCAGCCGGGAAGTCTTCTATCCATGAATCTCGAAAAAGACGAAGGACATTTGGTTTACTCCGTTCAAATCATGCACCCCGACGCCAATCTTATGGAGGTGGTCGTTGATGCCGGCGACGGAAGGATTCTTTCGCTGAATAAGGTCCGCCCACAGGAGCATCAGGATCGTGCAAAATAA
- a CDS encoding HAMP domain-containing protein encodes MPSENKRQRLSISARIALMFSLTLALGLVVAFAITYFQLQMSLETSNREVLFAKLQESATVLSTEGVKGLKLFQSNEKNRIVNAPFMIRVLNDLGETIYVKPSVQEKQFNFDSLLEKEAHPEKILGWHALSAINDEDKFDLLTEKIDGGYYLQVGKSSEDREDILESIVQIFGVTEVVIALMSIGLGIWYARRSLAPLRHLLSAMHEIERGDLSKRVEFGKVRDEIYDLTETFNRMIARIEKLVQVMRESLDNVAHDIRTPLTRIRAIAEDALNTDNLEYHREALSECAESSAEISNLVDQLMSISEAQAGTLSLKYELSDVGSLLGDVADIYEFVAQEKRIHIAVQSVEAGLQWQLDRKRVKQVLGNLLDNAIKFSPADSKVTIMAEKRSQELVISVSDEGPGVPESEIHRIWDRLYRGDKSRTTKGSGLGLAIVKSIVEAHSGRVEVSQEKGRGFQVSVFIPDLKA; translated from the coding sequence ATGCCATCCGAAAATAAGAGACAACGTCTTTCCATTTCAGCCCGCATCGCTTTGATGTTTTCGCTGACGTTGGCTCTTGGCCTGGTCGTCGCCTTTGCCATTACTTACTTCCAGCTGCAAATGTCTTTAGAGACTTCAAACCGGGAAGTTTTGTTCGCGAAACTTCAAGAGTCGGCAACGGTTCTTTCGACCGAAGGAGTGAAGGGGCTGAAGCTCTTTCAATCGAATGAAAAGAACCGCATTGTGAATGCGCCTTTTATGATCCGAGTTTTAAATGATCTTGGCGAAACTATTTACGTGAAGCCTTCGGTCCAAGAAAAGCAATTCAACTTCGATAGCTTACTTGAAAAAGAAGCACACCCGGAAAAAATCCTCGGTTGGCATGCGCTGTCGGCGATCAACGACGAAGATAAATTTGATTTGCTCACTGAAAAAATTGACGGTGGCTATTACTTGCAAGTGGGTAAAAGCAGCGAAGATCGTGAAGACATACTTGAGAGCATCGTTCAAATTTTCGGAGTGACTGAAGTGGTCATCGCGCTTATGAGTATTGGCCTGGGGATTTGGTATGCGCGCCGTTCGCTGGCGCCGCTTAGACACTTGTTGTCGGCGATGCATGAAATTGAGCGCGGGGACCTCAGCAAACGGGTTGAGTTCGGTAAAGTTCGTGATGAGATCTACGATCTGACGGAGACTTTTAACCGGATGATCGCCCGGATCGAAAAGCTGGTTCAAGTGATGAGGGAGTCGCTGGATAATGTGGCTCATGATATTAGAACTCCTTTGACAAGAATCCGCGCCATTGCCGAGGACGCGCTGAATACGGACAATCTTGAATATCATCGAGAGGCCCTTTCTGAGTGCGCCGAAAGCTCGGCAGAAATATCCAATCTGGTAGATCAGCTGATGAGTATTTCCGAAGCTCAAGCGGGCACACTGTCTTTGAAGTATGAACTTTCTGACGTAGGCAGTCTTCTTGGCGACGTGGCGGATATTTATGAATTTGTTGCGCAAGAAAAACGAATTCATATCGCCGTTCAGTCAGTTGAAGCGGGACTGCAATGGCAGCTCGATAGAAAACGAGTCAAGCAGGTGCTAGGCAATTTGCTGGATAATGCCATTAAGTTTTCACCGGCAGATTCTAAAGTGACCATTATGGCTGAAAAAAGATCTCAAGAACTTGTTATTTCGGTCAGCGACGAAGGCCCTGGAGTTCCTGAATCGGAAATTCATAGGATCTGGGACCGTCTTTATCGCGGCGACAAGAGCCGCACAACCAAGGGTTCGGGACTGGGGCTTGCCATCGTGAAGTCCATCGTAGAGGCCCATAGCGGCCGTGTGGAAGTCTCACAAGAAAAAGGCCGTGGCTTTCAAGTTTCTGTTTTTATCCCTGATTTGAAGGCGTAA